In Myxocyprinus asiaticus isolate MX2 ecotype Aquarium Trade chromosome 3, UBuf_Myxa_2, whole genome shotgun sequence, the following proteins share a genomic window:
- the LOC127419265 gene encoding arrestin domain-containing protein 3-like, protein MSLTVKNISVVFNPINQNNTFTNGDFISGQVILDVAKDTQMQSLSIKIKGKAEVLWCERHGNTTVVYSDKEKYYSMERFFVRDDHKHGKDCEMLKDPSGQPYSSVVAPGHHVYPFIFQLPQQNFPQTFKGRDGKVLYTLQTKLARSMRVSSKAKTEFHYVPRPDLSNLELMAPQYGTKDKQMKLFTSGSVSMNINTEKMGYYLGEGLKVLAEVQNNSSRAVKPKYCLYQKHSFFARGKRRVHTNELLKEEGEPIEPNTKKNFTKVLTIPPSLTASTLNCRILMIEYRLRVYLDVPYASDPEIKFPIVILPLQTASDSKGPSNNDFGILNQQAGGNAYPNPPPLASSAPPPNVAGPPGLFGAPGCYGPPPGQFAAPAYSGPTGQIAAPAYSGCPGQIASPAYSGPPGQIAAPAYSGPPGQIAARAYSGPPGQIAAPAYSGPPGQIAAPAYSGPPGQIAAPAYSGPPSQIAAPAYSGPPDQIAAPAYSGPPGQIAATGYPGPPGHFGTPGQLGPSVSNSKSDSSAPPPYQDYWLYPKMPDGPENAGLPPKS, encoded by the exons ATGTCCCTCACCGTCAAGAACATTTCTGTAGTTTTCAATCCTATAAATCAAAACAATACCTTCACCAATGGAGATTTTATATCGGGACAAGTTATTCTAGATGTTGCGAAGGACACGCAAATGCAGTCTTTAAGTATCAAAATTAAAGGCAAGGCAGAAGTCCTCTGGTGCGAGCGACATGGTAACACCACTGTTGTTTACTCTGACAAGGAAAAATATTATTCAATGGAGCGGTTCTTCGTTCGGGACGACCACAAACATG GCAAAGACTGTGAAATGCTGAAAGATCCTTCAGGACAGCCTT ATAGCTCAGTTGTGGCACCAGGACATCATGTTTATCCATTCATCTTCCAGTTGCCTCAGCA GAACTTCCCACAAACTTTCAAAGGTAGAGATGGTAAAGTTCTCTACACTTTGCAGACAAAACTGGCTAGATCAATGCGTGTTTCTAGCAAAGCTAAAACTGAGTTCCACTACGTGCCCAGACCTGATCTCTCCAATCTTGAACTAATG GCACCTCAGTATGGAACCAAAGATAAGCAAATGAAACTCTTTACCTCTGGGAGTGTCTCTATGAACATAAACACTGAGAAAATGGGATACTACCTAG GAGAGGGGTTGAAAGTTTTGGCTGAAGTTCAGAACAATTCATCCCGGGCTGTCAAGCCAAAATACTGTCTGTAtcaaaaacacagtttttttgCAAGAGGCAAGAGAAGAGTTCACACAAATGAACTTCTTAAAGAGGAGGGGGAACCCATCGAGCCAAACACAAAGAAAAATTTCACCAAAGTGCTGACCATTCCACCTAGCCTTACCGCCTCTACCCTGAACTGTAGAATCCTTATGATTGAGTACAGACTCCGG GTGTACCTGGATGTGCCGTATGCCTCTGATCCAGAGATCAAATTCCCAATTGTTATTCTTCCTCTTCAGACTGCCTCAGATTCAAAGGGTCCCTCAAACAATGACTTTGGAATTTTGAACCAACAAGCAGGAGGCAATGCGTACCCCAATCCACCTCCACTGGCTTCATCAGCCCCACCACCTAATGTGGCTGGACCTCCTGGTCTGTTTGGGGCCCCTGGCTGCTATGGGCCTCCTCCTGGTCAGTTTGCTGCCCCTGCTTACTCTGGACCTACTGGCCAAATTGCTGCCCCTGCTTACTCTGGATGTCCTGGTCAAATTGCTTCCCCTGCTTACTCTGGACCTCCCGGTCAAATTGCTGCCCCTGCTTACTCTGGACCTCCTGGTCAAATTGCTGCCCGTGCTTACTCTGGACCTCCTGGTCAAATTGCGGCCCCTGCTTACTCTGGACCTCCTGGTCAAATTGCGGCCCCTGCTTACTCTGGACCTCCCGGTCAAATTGCTGCCCCTGCTTACTCTGGACCTCCCAGTCAAATTGCTGCCCCTGCTTACTCTGGACCTCCTGATCAAATTGCTGCCCCTGCTTACTCTGGACCTCCCGGTCAAATTGCTGCAACTGGTTACCCTGGACCTCCAGGTCATTTTGGTACCCCAGGTCAACTTGGTCCTTCAGTTTCAAATTCAAAGTCTGACTCATCAGCTCCACCTCCTTATCAGGACTATTGGTTATATCCAAAGATGCCGGATGGCCCTGAAAATGCTGGACTGCCCCCAAAATCTTGA